Proteins encoded by one window of Desulfovibrio ferrophilus:
- a CDS encoding ATP-dependent zinc protease, whose protein sequence is MARIKNPKMLIGWREWVAFPDWGVPGLKAKIDTGAKTSALHVYEPEVFERDAKRFLRFQIHPLQNRDDVSIPCEAELVERRRITNSGGQTQRRYVVRTTVELAGRCWPIELTLTNRDQMKFRMLLGRSAMSGQLLVDPQLSYQGGKRNTKTLYPQLAEIDS, encoded by the coding sequence GTGGCGCGCATCAAGAACCCCAAAATGCTCATTGGCTGGCGTGAATGGGTGGCTTTTCCCGATTGGGGAGTCCCCGGCCTCAAGGCCAAGATCGATACCGGTGCAAAGACTTCGGCGCTTCATGTCTATGAACCGGAGGTCTTTGAACGTGATGCAAAGCGGTTCCTCCGGTTTCAGATTCACCCCCTGCAGAACAGGGATGACGTCAGCATTCCCTGTGAAGCCGAGCTTGTGGAAAGACGTAGGATCACCAATTCTGGCGGGCAAACGCAACGTCGCTATGTGGTGCGGACCACTGTCGAGTTGGCTGGACGTTGCTGGCCCATTGAATTGACCCTGACCAACAGGGATCAGATGAAATTCCGCATGTTGCTTGGGCGCAGTGCCATGAGCGGACAACTGCTGGTTGATCCGCAGCTGTCCTACCAGGGCGGAAAAAGAAACACGAAGACACTCTATCCCCAGCTTGCGGAGATTGATTCATGA
- a CDS encoding sigma-54-dependent transcriptional regulator, translating to MNQVLAVTGNQDARQTIKDCFGLGATVHSVTGQRELDRTLASHIYDLVFIDISFIEKQSAGNGRCSREGLQRLWNINPHIIIVVLSEQDRIRDAVKAVKEGADNYLTYPIDPAETNYIVDSILEAQRLQTEVDYFRSTSGQGEHSEVVGTRNPQMRTVFEKARLVAPTISTVLLSGETGTGKGVIARLIHTLSNRKEGPFVNIHCGAIPDTLVESELFGHEKGSFTGAIKRKLGRFEIASGGTIFLDEVGTVSTSAQIKLLQVLQERIFQRVGGDSDIPMDARIVAATNIDLQSMCERGEFRQDLFYRLNVFPIEIPPLRERREDIPLLTENFLKRLSRIQLKDILGIHPLVLKAFEHYPWPGNVRELENLVERAFILETSRILTPESFPAELFEKQSSGSSISLDMDLTLAEFRERAKESAERHYLKELLSSNQGRINKSANQAGISTRQLHKLMTRHGLHKEDFK from the coding sequence ATGAACCAAGTGCTCGCCGTTACCGGCAATCAGGATGCCAGACAAACAATCAAGGATTGCTTCGGTCTGGGTGCCACGGTGCATTCAGTCACCGGGCAACGGGAGCTGGACCGAACACTGGCCTCTCACATCTATGACCTGGTTTTCATCGACATCAGCTTCATCGAAAAGCAATCCGCAGGTAACGGACGATGTTCTCGCGAAGGTTTGCAACGCCTATGGAACATCAATCCCCATATCATCATTGTCGTCCTGTCAGAGCAGGACCGAATTCGCGACGCAGTCAAGGCCGTCAAGGAGGGTGCAGACAACTATCTGACCTACCCCATTGACCCGGCCGAAACCAACTACATCGTGGATAGTATTCTGGAAGCGCAACGCTTGCAGACTGAGGTGGATTATTTCCGCTCCACCAGTGGTCAGGGGGAGCACTCGGAAGTGGTTGGCACCCGGAACCCTCAGATGCGCACGGTCTTTGAAAAAGCCAGACTTGTCGCTCCCACCATTTCCACCGTTCTGCTCAGCGGTGAAACAGGCACAGGCAAAGGCGTCATCGCCCGTCTGATCCACACCCTGAGCAACCGCAAGGAGGGACCATTCGTCAACATTCACTGCGGTGCCATCCCGGACACGCTGGTTGAGAGTGAACTGTTTGGTCACGAGAAGGGATCGTTTACTGGGGCGATCAAGCGAAAACTCGGGCGCTTCGAAATCGCCTCTGGCGGCACAATCTTTCTGGACGAAGTGGGAACGGTATCAACATCGGCCCAGATTAAGCTTCTCCAGGTGTTACAAGAAAGAATTTTCCAAAGGGTTGGTGGCGACTCGGACATCCCCATGGATGCCCGCATCGTGGCCGCCACGAACATCGACTTGCAGAGCATGTGCGAGCGAGGAGAATTCAGGCAGGACCTGTTCTATCGCCTCAATGTCTTCCCCATTGAGATTCCCCCCCTGCGTGAACGTCGCGAGGACATTCCCCTGCTCACGGAAAACTTCCTGAAGCGACTCTCAAGGATACAGCTCAAAGACATTCTGGGAATCCACCCCTTGGTTCTGAAGGCTTTCGAGCACTACCCTTGGCCCGGCAATGTCCGTGAACTCGAAAACCTTGTGGAGCGGGCTTTCATTCTTGAAACATCGCGAATCCTGACACCGGAGAGTTTCCCCGCGGAATTGTTCGAAAAGCAATCCTCTGGTTCAAGCATTTCACTAGACATGGATTTGACCCTGGCCGAATTCAGAGAGCGGGCCAAGGAAAGCGCCGAGCGGCACTATCTGAAAGAACTACTTTCCAGCAACCAGGGCCGAATCAACAAGTCCGCGAATCAGGCGGGCATCAGTACCCGGCAACTCCACAAACTCATGACCCGGCATGGACTGCACAAGGAAGACTTCAAATAA
- a CDS encoding acyltransferase family protein → MGLIRLFLALAVLTHHEPILSRELLPGALSVRLFFIISGFYMALILNERYSTQHKILFYSSRLLRLFPGYLAIAALSLLALLLMDIHPFITREDIEALRWESPGTIIIAGLSNLLILGQNLFFLFDSNPESGLSFTPCADCPTLGFWLLLIPQAWSLAVELGFYLLAPFIVNRHPLLLILLFSCSLTLHLSIVAWVPDGDNIAHHTLLPQLHLFIMGALSFRLVPLARHLPRILGLAGLPLLLTLLCTYQSMTITWKYPLMAMILAVSIPFIFESMRHARWDRLIGELSYPLYISQFLVIAVFDHLLGEPNPLWVLIGVCCLGTTIYILIDLPIARFKSKRLLAQLVIPRSREKQELFVPILVSQGPSEIELTHEQQKM, encoded by the coding sequence ATGGGGCTTATTCGATTATTCCTTGCGCTTGCAGTACTCACACATCATGAGCCGATCCTGAGCCGAGAACTCCTTCCCGGGGCACTTTCCGTACGATTGTTTTTCATTATTTCAGGTTTCTACATGGCCTTGATCCTGAACGAACGATACAGCACTCAGCACAAAATACTTTTCTATTCCAGTCGTCTGTTGAGATTATTCCCAGGCTACCTTGCCATTGCCGCGCTTTCCCTGCTGGCTTTACTGCTGATGGACATTCACCCATTCATCACGCGGGAAGACATCGAAGCCCTACGCTGGGAATCGCCAGGCACCATTATCATTGCGGGACTCAGCAACTTACTCATTCTGGGTCAAAACCTGTTCTTTCTATTCGACTCCAATCCGGAATCCGGACTATCCTTCACCCCTTGCGCCGATTGCCCCACCCTCGGATTCTGGCTATTACTCATTCCCCAGGCTTGGTCCCTTGCTGTCGAACTCGGATTCTACTTGCTTGCGCCATTTATCGTAAACCGCCACCCACTCCTCCTGATACTGCTCTTTTCATGCAGTCTCACACTACATCTTTCGATTGTGGCGTGGGTCCCGGACGGGGATAACATCGCACATCACACCCTACTGCCCCAGCTCCACCTATTCATCATGGGAGCACTGTCCTTCCGTCTTGTTCCCCTGGCGCGCCACCTACCGCGTATCCTTGGTCTGGCAGGCCTACCATTACTATTGACCCTGCTCTGCACTTACCAAAGCATGACCATCACCTGGAAATACCCTCTGATGGCAATGATCCTTGCCGTGTCCATTCCCTTTATCTTCGAGAGCATGCGTCACGCCAGATGGGATCGCCTCATCGGTGAATTGTCATATCCCTTGTATATCTCGCAATTCCTGGTCATCGCCGTCTTCGATCATTTACTGGGAGAACCCAATCCCCTCTGGGTGCTGATCGGAGTTTGCTGCCTGGGCACGACGATCTACATCCTGATAGATCTCCCAATTGCACGATTCAAATCGAAACGCCTCCTCGCTCAATTGGTTATTCCTCGGAGCCGTGAAAAACAGGAACTTTTTGTTCCTATTCTTGTCTCACAGGGTCCCAGCGAAATCGAACTCACCCATGAACAACAGAAAATGTAA
- a CDS encoding D-alanine--D-alanine ligase family protein, translating into MKIVMLYDAPLAGASADNLDVLLQVRCLADELRARGHVVHSVCFSLDMNAVASSLRGLAPDLVFNLVEGVQGKGRYIHLAPSLLEDMGLVFTGSGSSAMALSSNKLFAKVVMRAAGIPTPPWCVANDSSKVRYSESRRYLIKSVWEHASLGLEDDCLVDARSSSELVDPMRRLRARMGGDCFAERYVEGREFNVAILDSPEGLIVLPLAEILFETLPPGATPIVGYQAKWDEDSVQYQGTVRSFELQDAKLEEALKRQTLECWKAFGLSGYARVDYRVDEGGGPQVIDVNANPCLSPDAGFQAALKQAGISFGTAVECIVDAAFSRVGVAPQGLVA; encoded by the coding sequence ATGAAGATCGTCATGTTGTATGATGCCCCGCTTGCGGGGGCTTCTGCAGATAATCTGGACGTGCTGTTGCAGGTGCGTTGCCTTGCTGATGAGCTTCGGGCTCGTGGGCATGTGGTCCATTCCGTCTGTTTCTCATTAGATATGAATGCCGTGGCATCATCTCTGCGAGGGTTGGCACCGGACCTGGTTTTCAATCTTGTGGAGGGCGTGCAGGGCAAAGGGCGGTACATCCACCTTGCCCCGTCGCTCCTGGAGGATATGGGGCTGGTCTTTACCGGCTCAGGTAGTTCGGCCATGGCGCTGTCTTCCAACAAGCTCTTTGCCAAGGTTGTGATGAGGGCTGCAGGTATACCTACTCCGCCGTGGTGCGTCGCGAATGATTCGTCGAAGGTGCGTTATTCCGAGAGCAGGCGGTATCTCATTAAGTCGGTATGGGAACATGCCTCATTGGGATTGGAGGACGACTGCCTGGTGGATGCGAGGAGTAGTTCCGAGCTGGTTGATCCCATGCGACGGCTGAGGGCAAGGATGGGCGGTGATTGCTTTGCCGAGCGCTATGTTGAAGGACGCGAGTTCAATGTTGCCATTCTGGATAGCCCTGAAGGATTGATTGTGTTGCCCTTGGCAGAAATCCTGTTCGAGACACTGCCCCCAGGAGCTACCCCAATTGTGGGCTATCAGGCGAAGTGGGACGAAGATTCGGTTCAATACCAAGGCACGGTCCGTAGCTTTGAATTGCAGGACGCCAAGCTTGAAGAGGCGCTGAAGCGGCAGACCTTGGAGTGCTGGAAGGCTTTTGGCCTTTCGGGATATGCTCGGGTTGACTATCGCGTTGATGAGGGTGGAGGGCCGCAGGTTATCGACGTCAATGCCAACCCTTGTCTGTCTCCGGACGCGGGTTTCCAGGCGGCTTTGAAACAGGCCGGGATATCCTTTGGGACAGCTGTGGAGTGTATCGTGGATGCTGCTTTCTCCAGAGTTGGAGTTGCCCCGCAGGGGCTGGTGGCTTGA
- a CDS encoding D-alanine--D-alanine ligase family protein, which translates to MRIGITYDLKEAWLSSGYSLEETAEFDSLETVQAIENALRSMGHQPVRIGGLDDLMTALCRGRSWDMVFNIAEGMHGFGRESAIPAILDARQIPYTFSDPLVLAVSLHKATAKRVVRDCGLKTPRFIVVETPLDLENAGLNYPVFAKPIAEGTGKGVDGQSFIKTPEELEATCRVLLAKHRQPVLVEEFLPGREFTVGIVGTGRNARVVGVMEVLVDSAYEGGNYGYENKAKYEDRVSYVLASGDEAEASAQLALDSWLALGCRDGGRVDVRMDSSDRPAFIEVNPLPGLHPVDSDLPILCGLIGVSYDSLIEQIVNSALDRVLDDPEVALLLEELSAFESENVA; encoded by the coding sequence ATGAGAATTGGCATCACCTATGACCTGAAAGAGGCATGGCTCTCCTCCGGTTATTCGTTGGAAGAAACCGCCGAATTTGACAGCCTTGAGACCGTGCAAGCCATTGAGAACGCACTGCGGTCCATGGGGCATCAACCCGTCAGGATTGGCGGGCTGGATGATCTGATGACGGCACTGTGCCGAGGGCGAAGTTGGGACATGGTCTTCAATATCGCAGAAGGGATGCATGGCTTCGGGCGAGAATCCGCCATTCCGGCGATTCTGGATGCCCGCCAGATTCCTTATACTTTTTCGGATCCCCTCGTCTTGGCTGTCAGCCTGCACAAGGCTACTGCCAAGCGGGTCGTGCGGGATTGCGGGCTGAAGACTCCTCGTTTCATTGTGGTGGAGACACCTCTGGATTTGGAGAATGCCGGTCTGAACTATCCGGTCTTTGCCAAACCCATTGCCGAGGGAACAGGCAAGGGCGTGGATGGACAGTCGTTCATCAAGACTCCTGAAGAGTTGGAGGCGACCTGTCGGGTGTTGCTGGCAAAACACCGGCAGCCCGTTCTGGTGGAAGAGTTTCTTCCTGGTCGCGAGTTCACTGTGGGTATTGTGGGCACCGGTCGGAATGCCCGAGTAGTGGGTGTGATGGAAGTGCTAGTGGACAGCGCCTACGAAGGGGGAAACTACGGCTACGAGAACAAGGCCAAGTATGAAGACCGGGTCTCCTATGTGTTGGCTTCGGGGGATGAAGCCGAGGCATCCGCTCAGTTGGCGCTCGATTCCTGGCTGGCTTTGGGCTGTCGGGATGGCGGACGTGTTGATGTCCGGATGGACAGCAGCGATAGACCCGCGTTTATCGAGGTCAACCCTCTCCCCGGGCTGCATCCCGTGGATTCGGACCTACCGATTCTCTGCGGATTGATTGGTGTTTCTTACGATTCCCTGATCGAGCAGATCGTGAACAGCGCTCTGGATCGGGTTCTGGATGATCCGGAAGTGGCACTCCTGCTGGAAGAGTTATCAGCGTTCGAATCGGAGAACGTGGCATGA
- the rimK gene encoding 30S ribosomal protein S6--L-glutamate ligase produces MKIAILSKSKQLYSTNSLIEACEERGHEVLVVNPLRCYMNIASHNPTIHYKGEELRDVDAVIPRIGASITFYGTAVVRQFEMMGVYCLNESVAITRSRDKLRSLQLLARKGIGLPVTGFANSTKFTEDLIDMVGGAPLVVKILEGTQGIGVVLAENRQAAQSVIEAFQGLKVNILVQEYIKEAKGRDIRCFVVGGKVIAAMERQAAAGEFRSNLHRGGTASVIKITPEERSTAVRASKIMGLNVCGVDILRSNHGPVVMEVNSSPGLEGIEKATGLDVAGKIIRFVEKNARPGHTRTSGKG; encoded by the coding sequence ATGAAGATTGCCATCCTCTCGAAGTCTAAACAACTCTACTCTACCAATTCTTTGATAGAGGCCTGTGAAGAGCGCGGTCATGAAGTTCTCGTGGTCAACCCTTTGCGTTGTTATATGAACATTGCGTCGCATAACCCGACGATTCACTATAAGGGTGAGGAGTTGAGAGATGTGGACGCAGTGATTCCTCGTATCGGCGCATCCATAACATTTTATGGCACGGCTGTTGTCCGCCAGTTCGAGATGATGGGGGTCTATTGCCTGAATGAGTCGGTGGCCATCACCCGTTCGCGGGATAAACTGAGGAGCCTGCAACTCCTGGCCCGCAAGGGAATCGGTTTGCCTGTGACCGGCTTTGCAAACTCGACCAAATTTACCGAGGACCTGATAGACATGGTCGGAGGTGCGCCCCTGGTGGTCAAGATATTGGAAGGCACCCAGGGCATCGGGGTCGTGTTGGCCGAGAACAGGCAGGCCGCACAGAGTGTTATCGAGGCTTTCCAGGGGCTTAAGGTGAACATTTTGGTGCAGGAATACATCAAGGAAGCCAAAGGACGAGATATTCGCTGTTTCGTGGTGGGAGGCAAGGTTATTGCGGCCATGGAGCGTCAGGCGGCAGCGGGGGAGTTTCGCTCCAACCTTCATCGTGGTGGAACGGCCTCGGTTATCAAGATTACCCCTGAGGAGCGATCAACTGCCGTCCGGGCTTCGAAGATTATGGGACTTAATGTTTGTGGTGTCGATATTTTGCGTTCCAATCATGGCCCCGTTGTGATGGAGGTTAATTCTTCTCCGGGGCTGGAAGGAATCGAGAAAGCCACGGGTTTGGATGTGGCAGGCAAGATCATTCGGTTTGTTGAAAAGAATGCAAGACCTGGACACACGAGGACCTCGGGCAAGGGATGA
- a CDS encoding GNAT family N-acetyltransferase, protein MDSDTAVIDLGLRDEVCWEDVETVRVLTDSSGFFTPKEVEIAMSLVVERLEHGPGCGYHFLFAQGPDSCLGFACYGPFENRSDWHDLYWIAVRGSQRSQGVGSRLLAEVELRVCASGGVWLRVETSSQPRYEPTRNFYERKGFLLTRVDIDHYAKDDDRCIYDKRLGALCDDAGNKGTILQQ, encoded by the coding sequence ATGGACAGTGATACGGCAGTGATTGATCTTGGGCTACGCGACGAGGTGTGCTGGGAAGATGTCGAGACCGTGCGTGTCCTGACGGATTCCTCCGGGTTCTTCACCCCCAAGGAGGTGGAGATCGCCATGAGCCTGGTCGTTGAGCGTCTGGAACATGGGCCGGGTTGCGGGTATCATTTTCTGTTTGCGCAGGGGCCGGACAGTTGCCTTGGTTTTGCCTGCTACGGCCCCTTTGAAAATCGATCCGATTGGCATGACCTCTACTGGATCGCTGTGCGTGGCAGCCAGCGGAGTCAGGGGGTAGGCAGTCGGCTGCTCGCGGAAGTCGAGCTACGGGTGTGTGCTTCCGGTGGAGTGTGGCTGCGGGTGGAGACCAGTTCTCAACCACGCTATGAGCCCACTCGAAATTTCTATGAACGCAAGGGTTTTTTGCTGACTCGTGTGGACATCGATCATTACGCCAAAGACGATGATCGTTGCATCTACGACAAGCGGCTAGGAGCCTTGTGTGATGATGCAGGAAACAAAGGAACAATATTACAGCAGTAA
- a CDS encoding universal stress protein: MRQYRRILCAVDFSEATPTVAEHAAMIAEVMDAQVLVVYVAPSLSRYRDFQVSASSVTEFVQSIVSGAERSMEQVLDKYFAGLDADGGVLTGYPAELIVKTAYDEQCDLIVIGTHGRRGVGRILFGSVAEKVVKESSIPVLTIKPLVH; encoded by the coding sequence ATGAGACAGTATCGTCGGATTCTCTGTGCGGTTGATTTTTCAGAAGCCACTCCCACTGTTGCCGAACATGCGGCAATGATCGCCGAAGTGATGGATGCTCAGGTGTTGGTGGTGTATGTTGCCCCGAGTTTGAGCAGATACCGCGATTTTCAGGTCTCAGCCTCGTCAGTGACTGAGTTTGTCCAGTCCATTGTCAGCGGCGCTGAAAGAAGTATGGAGCAGGTGCTTGATAAATATTTTGCGGGGCTTGATGCCGATGGTGGGGTGTTGACTGGCTACCCGGCGGAACTCATCGTAAAAACAGCTTACGACGAACAATGCGACCTGATTGTAATTGGCACGCACGGGCGGCGCGGGGTTGGACGGATTTTGTTTGGCTCAGTGGCAGAGAAGGTGGTCAAGGAGTCATCGATTCCGGTGTTGACCATCAAACCGCTTGTGCATTGA
- a CDS encoding TraR/DksA family transcriptional regulator produces the protein MITIDQVRHFKFPKGAEVRPLKPEELVHINKELKRVLSEIYSKGKLTAQYAPSGSEQFADPADRASSEEVNSVVFRLRDREHKMIRKIKGALSRMENGEYGICEECGEYIAPARLLARPVTSYCLTCKTEQEVEEKLRQDS, from the coding sequence ATGATTACTATTGATCAGGTTCGCCACTTCAAATTCCCAAAAGGAGCTGAAGTCCGACCATTGAAGCCTGAGGAATTGGTACACATCAACAAGGAACTCAAACGAGTGCTTTCGGAGATATACAGCAAGGGAAAACTTACGGCTCAATATGCGCCTTCGGGATCCGAACAATTTGCAGATCCTGCAGACCGGGCGTCATCAGAGGAGGTGAACTCCGTTGTTTTTCGATTGCGAGATCGGGAGCACAAGATGATCCGAAAGATCAAAGGTGCGCTGAGCAGGATGGAAAACGGCGAATACGGAATCTGCGAAGAGTGTGGAGAGTATATCGCCCCGGCACGTCTGTTAGCCCGTCCTGTCACTTCCTACTGCCTTACCTGCAAGACAGAACAGGAAGTCGAGGAAAAACTCCGCCAGGACTCATAG
- a CDS encoding chemotaxis protein CheW: MNKLRELVCFRLQRGLFAVDISTVREIVRPQRTTRVPKSPVHVLGVTNLRGHVIPVLDLRLKLGMQQREQNTLCRTLVMEIAGALVGFAVDEVTGIVRLPWDVIEPVDALGALKGSELISGVARHGDELICLLDLRGVAESGASLALMSVIPDWQEPEPAAQSSVVPLKKAA, from the coding sequence GTGAATAAGTTGCGGGAGCTGGTCTGTTTCCGGCTGCAAAGAGGGCTGTTCGCCGTGGATATCTCCACGGTGCGAGAGATTGTCAGGCCACAGCGTACGACGCGTGTTCCGAAATCGCCCGTGCATGTGTTGGGTGTGACAAACCTGCGAGGGCATGTGATCCCTGTTCTCGATCTGCGATTGAAGCTCGGGATGCAGCAGCGTGAGCAGAACACTCTCTGTCGTACGCTGGTGATGGAGATTGCCGGAGCGCTTGTGGGGTTTGCCGTGGACGAAGTCACGGGAATCGTCCGCCTGCCCTGGGACGTGATCGAGCCGGTGGATGCCCTTGGAGCACTCAAAGGCTCGGAGCTGATCTCCGGGGTGGCCAGGCATGGGGATGAACTGATTTGTCTGCTTGATTTGCGAGGCGTGGCAGAGAGCGGTGCGTCGTTGGCGTTGATGAGTGTTATTCCGGATTGGCAGGAACCGGAACCAGCTGCTCAATCCTCTGTCGTGCCCCTGAAGAAAGCCGCCTAG
- a CDS encoding KamA family radical SAM protein — MFEQTQTVDVVENPDQPPSSSMKRVTELIGRRLQLSVESDAIREYRALFHADVSDRDWNDWRWQIRHRLTSEQDFERMVELTGDERQALRMQQCKFPAAVTPYYAALIRHESSLGGSALRYSMIPRLAEGFVTMSELNDPLGEEHDSPVPGIVQRYPDRVLFLTTDYCSAYCRYCTRSRRVGRPETKSRRIGVWDRAIEYIREHPEVRDVLLSGGDPLTLSDAALEYLLSRLRAIPHVEMIRLGTKTPMVLPQRITPALTRMLKRYHPLFVSIHCTHPAELTPEAAQACNRLADAGIPLGSQTVLLAGVNDDELILTSLFQGLLRMRVRPYYLYHCDQVAGTSHFRTTLVRGLEIIRSIRGFTSGYAVPHFVVDLPGGGGKTPVCPEYLVRRDGDKLVFRNYEGREYSIADPVGTFQSRPCDSGHQGPLQ; from the coding sequence ATGTTTGAGCAAACCCAGACGGTAGATGTCGTGGAGAACCCCGATCAGCCTCCCTCTTCTTCCATGAAGAGGGTGACTGAGTTGATTGGGCGGCGTTTGCAGCTCAGTGTGGAAAGCGATGCCATCCGGGAATACCGGGCATTGTTTCATGCTGATGTGAGCGATAGGGACTGGAACGATTGGCGCTGGCAGATTCGTCACCGGTTGACCTCGGAGCAGGATTTTGAGCGCATGGTTGAGTTGACGGGTGACGAGCGCCAAGCTCTGCGCATGCAGCAGTGCAAGTTCCCGGCGGCGGTGACCCCGTACTATGCCGCTCTGATCAGGCACGAATCGTCTCTGGGGGGGAGTGCTCTTCGATACAGCATGATTCCCCGTCTGGCTGAAGGGTTTGTCACTATGAGCGAGTTGAACGATCCATTGGGCGAGGAGCATGACAGTCCGGTTCCTGGTATCGTGCAGCGCTACCCGGACAGGGTACTCTTTCTGACCACTGATTATTGCTCGGCCTACTGCCGCTATTGTACGCGATCTCGCCGCGTGGGCAGGCCGGAGACCAAAAGTCGGCGCATCGGGGTCTGGGACCGCGCCATCGAGTACATCCGTGAGCATCCGGAAGTCCGTGACGTCCTGTTGTCCGGGGGGGACCCCCTGACCTTGTCGGACGCGGCTCTGGAGTATCTGCTCTCGCGGCTAAGGGCCATCCCCCATGTGGAGATGATCCGGCTCGGAACCAAGACCCCGATGGTGCTGCCTCAGCGGATTACGCCTGCTTTGACCCGGATGCTCAAGCGTTATCATCCGTTGTTTGTGAGCATTCATTGCACCCATCCGGCGGAGTTGACCCCCGAGGCGGCGCAGGCCTGCAACCGTCTGGCAGACGCGGGCATTCCCTTGGGCAGCCAGACGGTACTGCTGGCAGGCGTGAATGATGATGAACTGATTTTGACATCTCTGTTCCAGGGACTGCTCAGGATGCGTGTGCGTCCATACTACCTGTATCATTGTGATCAGGTTGCAGGCACCTCGCACTTCAGGACGACGTTGGTTCGGGGGCTGGAGATTATCAGAAGTATTCGAGGTTTTACCTCCGGGTATGCCGTGCCGCACTTTGTTGTTGATTTGCCCGGAGGCGGTGGCAAGACCCCGGTCTGTCCCGAGTACCTGGTCCGTCGCGATGGCGACAAACTGGTTTTTCGCAACTACGAGGGGCGGGAATATTCCATCGCGGATCCCGTCGGGACTTTTCAAAGCAGACCGTGCGACAGCGGTCACCAAGGACCTCTGCAATGA
- a CDS encoding winged helix-turn-helix domain-containing protein encodes MDQLAPRMRVKIWLEEDENMIFGPGCAMLLREIERCGSLAGAVKGLKMSYRAAWGHIKKVEDNLGVNLVEKQGGNKSGYSLSEQGQTLLEAYEAWYTAVEETSLKLAQQYFPWPVKR; translated from the coding sequence ATGGATCAATTGGCACCCAGGATGCGGGTCAAGATATGGCTCGAAGAGGATGAGAATATGATATTCGGGCCGGGGTGTGCCATGCTGCTGCGTGAGATTGAACGCTGTGGCTCCTTGGCCGGGGCCGTGAAAGGGCTTAAAATGTCCTACCGGGCCGCCTGGGGGCATATCAAGAAGGTCGAGGATAATCTGGGTGTGAACCTTGTGGAAAAGCAGGGGGGCAATAAATCCGGCTACAGCCTGTCCGAGCAGGGTCAGACACTGTTGGAGGCCTATGAAGCCTGGTACACCGCCGTGGAAGAGACATCTCTCAAGCTGGCTCAGCAATATTTCCCCTGGCCTGTGAAGCGCTAG
- a CDS encoding single-stranded DNA-binding protein, translating into MASLNKVMLIGRLGIDPELRYTQNGQPVANFRMATDESYRGQDGNMVERTEWHRVVVFGKQAEPVANYLHKGSMAYVEGGLQTRQWEDQNGATRYTTEIKAQRVQFLDPKGASQGGYDAPRQQAAPQGGGGRPQQQAAPQPQQQDDDLGPAFPSEASGMDDVPF; encoded by the coding sequence ATGGCTTCTTTGAATAAAGTGATGCTCATCGGCCGCCTCGGGATCGACCCCGAGCTTCGTTACACTCAGAATGGTCAGCCTGTGGCTAACTTCCGCATGGCTACTGACGAGTCGTATCGCGGCCAGGATGGCAATATGGTTGAGCGCACCGAATGGCATCGCGTTGTGGTTTTCGGCAAGCAGGCTGAGCCTGTGGCCAACTACCTGCACAAGGGCAGCATGGCCTATGTTGAAGGTGGCCTCCAGACCCGCCAGTGGGAAGATCAGAACGGTGCCACTCGCTACACCACCGAGATCAAGGCTCAGCGTGTGCAGTTCCTGGATCCCAAAGGTGCTTCGCAGGGTGGCTATGACGCCCCGCGTCAGCAGGCTGCTCCTCAGGGCGGCGGCGGTCGTCCGCAGCAACAGGCTGCTCCCCAGCCCCAGCAGCAGGACGATGACCTCGGCCCCGCGTTCCCTTCCGAAGCTTCGGGTATGGACGACGTACCGTTCTAG